The following proteins come from a genomic window of Actinomarinicola tropica:
- a CDS encoding DUF6049 family protein has translation MRRTAALAVLAALLLLVVPPTAGAQPDAGAGDGASGVALVSQTTWIAPDGEIRLRIDTSRAEPTDRLTVTLHGRLLARYQLVDSLAGEDPARSIRTIVDGPIAELDADGDGLVDARLGLRATAGDPERQLIAQEGLHPVHVTLTSAEGDQVGGFVTHVARVPDEVEQTLGLAVVQPLPTTPSHRADGTIAVDDATRQRLTRAAAVFADADLPVTFGTQGEALQALAVSGNPLDAELLEALADPVTDGALAATPFVDIDPDALVRAELAELVPSQIAHGAQTATLALGQQPDDTTWIAEPDLGATGLGALVDAGVRQVVVPHEALVGELPVILVQPFALRSDAGLVTALSTEPGLQSHLQGDDVDVLDVQHLLADLAAVWFERPAYARGTVVQLPPDVLSRPATDALVRGLSESPLLSLGTVDEVIADADPAAADGIDAQVEVPADRLVLDLPPWEGDRLPGSYRADLRRTEEAVDSFRAIFQDADVLAGAYDQRIAVSASSALSDDDRLDHLRSIRDDIAARNANIGMPDRGAITLPSRDGEIPLTLVNNTGAPATVVVTFASDKLEFPQGDRLELTLTEPQTALEVPVRARASGAFPLDMTLESPDGRTLFVDSRYTVRSTAVSGLGIVLSVTAVVVLGAWWVRTARRARAAHHAAQ, from the coding sequence GTGAGACGCACCGCGGCGCTCGCCGTCCTCGCCGCTCTCCTCCTGCTCGTCGTCCCGCCGACCGCCGGCGCCCAGCCCGACGCAGGGGCCGGCGACGGCGCCAGCGGCGTGGCCCTCGTCAGCCAGACCACCTGGATCGCCCCGGACGGCGAGATCCGGCTCCGCATCGACACCTCCCGCGCCGAGCCTACCGACCGCCTCACGGTCACGCTCCACGGCCGCCTGCTCGCTCGCTACCAGCTGGTCGACAGCCTCGCCGGCGAGGACCCGGCCCGATCGATCCGCACGATCGTCGACGGTCCGATCGCCGAGCTCGATGCCGACGGCGACGGCCTCGTCGACGCCCGCCTCGGGCTGCGGGCCACGGCGGGCGACCCGGAGCGCCAGCTCATCGCTCAGGAGGGTCTCCACCCGGTCCACGTCACGCTGACGTCGGCCGAGGGTGACCAGGTCGGGGGGTTCGTCACCCACGTCGCCCGCGTGCCCGACGAGGTGGAGCAGACCCTCGGCCTCGCCGTCGTCCAGCCCCTGCCGACGACGCCGTCGCACCGCGCCGACGGCACGATCGCCGTGGACGACGCCACCCGCCAGCGCCTCACCCGGGCCGCCGCCGTGTTCGCCGACGCCGACCTGCCGGTCACCTTCGGCACCCAGGGAGAGGCGCTCCAGGCCCTCGCCGTGAGCGGCAACCCCCTCGACGCCGAGCTGCTCGAGGCCCTCGCCGACCCGGTCACCGACGGCGCGCTGGCCGCGACGCCCTTCGTCGACATCGACCCCGACGCGCTCGTGCGCGCCGAGCTGGCGGAGCTGGTCCCGTCCCAGATCGCCCACGGCGCGCAGACCGCGACGCTCGCCCTCGGCCAGCAGCCCGACGACACCACCTGGATCGCCGAACCGGACCTCGGCGCCACCGGCCTCGGCGCCCTCGTCGACGCCGGCGTCCGCCAGGTGGTCGTCCCCCACGAGGCGCTCGTCGGCGAGCTGCCGGTGATCCTCGTCCAACCCTTCGCGCTCCGCTCCGACGCCGGCCTCGTCACCGCCCTCTCCACCGAGCCCGGGCTCCAGTCCCACCTCCAGGGCGACGACGTCGACGTCCTCGACGTGCAGCACCTCCTCGCCGACCTCGCGGCCGTGTGGTTCGAACGGCCGGCCTACGCCCGGGGCACCGTGGTGCAGCTGCCGCCCGACGTCCTCTCCCGCCCGGCCACCGACGCGCTGGTGCGGGGGCTCTCGGAGTCGCCCCTGCTCTCGCTCGGCACGGTCGACGAGGTGATCGCCGACGCCGACCCGGCGGCCGCGGACGGCATCGACGCGCAGGTCGAGGTGCCCGCGGACCGCCTCGTCCTCGACCTGCCCCCGTGGGAGGGAGACCGCCTCCCCGGCTCCTACCGCGCCGACCTCCGACGCACCGAGGAGGCGGTGGACAGCTTCCGCGCCATCTTCCAGGACGCGGACGTGCTCGCCGGGGCGTACGACCAGCGCATCGCCGTCAGCGCCTCGTCCGCCCTCTCCGACGACGATCGCCTCGACCACCTGCGCTCGATCCGCGACGACATCGCCGCCCGCAACGCCAACATCGGGATGCCCGACCGAGGCGCGATCACGCTGCCGTCGCGGGACGGGGAGATCCCGTTGACCCTGGTCAACAACACCGGGGCGCCGGCCACCGTCGTCGTCACCTTCGCCAGCGACAAGCTCGAGTTTCCCCAGGGCGACCGCCTCGAGCTCACGCTCACCGAGCCGCAGACCGCGCTCGAGGTGCCGGTGCGAGCGCGGGCGTCCGGTGCGTTCCCCCTCGACATGACGCTCGAGAGCCCCGACGGACGCACGCTCTTCGTCGACTCGCGCTACACCGTCCGCTCGACGGCGGTGTCGGGTCTCGGGATCGTGCTCTCGGTGACCGCGGTCGTCGTGCTCGGCGCCTGGTGGGTCCGCACGGCCCGCCGGGCACGCGCCGCCCACCACGCCGCGCAGTAG
- the pgeF gene encoding peptidoglycan editing factor PgeF, which translates to MSDTHVLATAGDLTVLRWPLLDDAGVDAVVTTRHGGVSAPPYDTLNLGLHVGDDPARVVENRRRAAAAIGLDLDHLVVGHQAHGRTVTVVGTDERGRGTTHDDDAIQATDALVTTEPDVGLVAMVADCVPLVLVDPTARVLATVHAGWRGTVAGVTTAAVEAMRRLGARPSEIRGGIGPAIAPARYQVGPEVAEAARAAFGGDADRLVEPDGSGRWTFDLWSANRLQLDTAGVPQEQVAVAALDTVDGPFFSDRAVRPCGRFAALARLRR; encoded by the coding sequence GTGAGCGACACCCACGTGCTGGCCACGGCGGGCGACCTCACGGTCCTCCGCTGGCCACTGCTCGACGACGCCGGCGTCGACGCCGTCGTCACCACGCGCCACGGCGGCGTGTCCGCGCCGCCCTACGACACGCTCAACCTCGGTCTGCACGTGGGGGACGACCCCGCGCGCGTGGTCGAGAACCGGCGACGCGCCGCGGCGGCGATCGGGCTCGACCTCGACCACCTCGTCGTCGGCCACCAGGCCCACGGCCGCACGGTCACCGTCGTCGGCACCGACGAGCGGGGCCGCGGCACGACCCACGACGACGACGCGATCCAGGCGACCGACGCCCTCGTCACCACCGAGCCGGACGTCGGCCTGGTGGCGATGGTCGCCGACTGCGTGCCGCTCGTGCTCGTCGACCCCACCGCCCGGGTGCTCGCCACGGTGCACGCGGGCTGGCGGGGCACCGTGGCCGGCGTGACGACCGCCGCCGTCGAGGCCATGCGTCGGCTCGGCGCCCGTCCTTCGGAGATCCGCGGCGGCATCGGGCCGGCCATCGCCCCCGCCCGCTACCAGGTCGGCCCGGAGGTCGCCGAGGCGGCCCGGGCCGCCTTCGGGGGCGACGCGGACCGCCTCGTCGAACCGGACGGGAGCGGTCGGTGGACGTTCGACCTCTGGTCGGCCAACCGCCTGCAGCTCGACACCGCAGGGGTGCCGCAGGAGCAGGTGGCGGTGGCGGCGCTCGACACCGTCGACGGGCCGTTCTTCAGCGACCGCGCCGTCCGCCCGTGCGGACGGTTCGCGGCGCTGGCCCGCCTCAGGCGCTGA
- a CDS encoding class I SAM-dependent methyltransferase, which produces MSTAQPAPGRPETFPHGADLPLDRVVYGPDVADESQLRLLGDLQGKRVLQLGAGEGHTTVALHRHGARVIVVEPSESRLASARRLFDREDLKVEVLPVDLADLAGVRAESIDLALSVHALAEVDDLPRLFRQVHRVLRPEHPFVFSLPHPAFAMIEPGSDEPLRVRRAYWDESPRRWAAGGHEGADRSHTIGQLFTGLTRSNFRVDTLHEPEPPSQGARSPLWSDAMRWVPSTLVVRARKQGL; this is translated from the coding sequence ATGAGCACCGCACAGCCGGCTCCCGGACGGCCCGAGACGTTCCCGCACGGCGCCGACCTCCCGCTCGACCGCGTCGTCTACGGGCCCGACGTGGCCGACGAGTCCCAGCTCCGCCTGCTCGGGGACCTCCAGGGCAAGCGGGTCCTCCAGCTCGGCGCGGGCGAGGGGCACACGACGGTGGCGCTCCACCGCCACGGCGCCCGGGTCATCGTCGTCGAGCCGTCCGAGTCGCGCCTGGCGTCGGCCCGGCGACTCTTCGACCGAGAGGACCTGAAGGTCGAGGTGCTGCCCGTCGACCTCGCCGACCTGGCCGGCGTGCGGGCCGAGTCGATCGACCTGGCGCTCAGCGTCCACGCCCTCGCCGAGGTCGACGACCTGCCCCGCCTCTTCCGCCAGGTCCACCGGGTCCTGCGACCGGAGCACCCGTTCGTGTTCTCCCTCCCCCACCCGGCCTTCGCCATGATCGAGCCGGGCTCGGACGAACCGCTGCGCGTGCGGCGCGCCTACTGGGACGAGTCGCCCCGCCGTTGGGCCGCAGGCGGCCACGAGGGCGCCGACCGCAGCCACACCATCGGCCAGCTCTTCACCGGGCTCACCCGGTCGAACTTCCGGGTCGACACGCTGCACGAGCCCGAACCGCCGTCGCAGGGGGCCCGCAGCCCGCTGTGGTCCGATGCCATGCGCTGGGTGCCGTCGACCCTCGTCGTCCGAGCCCGGAAGCAGGGCCTCTGA
- a CDS encoding transglycosylase domain-containing protein → MRRIVYLFGLLLVAGLAGAGWVVAQVPLPPAEPLVQTSYVCAADVAEGCGPDNSIAQLSGSENRISLELEEVPDVLIDAILAQEDRNFFSHSGIDPVSIGRALWTDVRHQRLAQGGSTITQQYVKNVYLTDDRTLLRKVREAALAMKLERELGKEEILERYLNTIYFGRGAYGVEAASRAYFGKPAAELQVGEAAFLAGLIRAPESAEPTRYPEEADRRRNNALVRMVADGHITQAQMDEANSVPMVEIVLPRPEREGLGEVVGAEYGTEYYVDEVRQWLIDEFGAATVYGGGLRVYTALDLEAQRAAYESVTGTLDPANPDDPAAALVALDADNDVIAMVGGTDFEASQVNLALGREGGGTGRGPGSAYKPFALARALLDDIGMNDTYDAPGVKVFPGADDGADWRVTGGGSPTGEWSLLDAMRVSSNTVFAQLMLDLGPARVNEIAHQLGVTADIPDVPAVVLGAGEVSVLDMASSYSSFRDRGMHRDPVMVVRVTDADGRVLYSADRDAERVLDEEVADLVTHSLEGVVTSGTGRAAAVPGHTVAGKTGTTTNNRDAWFVGYSCEISTAVWMGYPTGDAEGNPRLMDDVRGIQVTGGSFPAEIWSDFMTRALEGAAPCDFPDVDIPPASSTTTILDCPVDATDTTDPDTPIELCPTPTSSSSTTSTTEAESTTTTTEEPPPTTSTTAPPTTSTTAPPPSTSSTTAPAEPDG, encoded by the coding sequence ATGCGCCGGATCGTCTACCTCTTCGGGCTGCTCCTCGTCGCCGGCCTCGCCGGGGCGGGCTGGGTCGTCGCCCAGGTCCCCCTGCCGCCGGCCGAGCCGCTGGTGCAGACCTCCTACGTCTGCGCGGCCGACGTCGCCGAGGGGTGCGGTCCGGACAACTCGATCGCGCAGCTCAGCGGCTCGGAGAACCGCATCAGCCTCGAGCTGGAGGAGGTGCCCGACGTCCTCATCGATGCGATCCTCGCCCAGGAGGACCGCAACTTCTTCTCCCACAGCGGCATCGACCCGGTCTCGATCGGGCGGGCGCTGTGGACCGACGTCCGCCACCAGCGCCTGGCCCAGGGCGGCTCGACGATCACCCAGCAGTACGTGAAGAACGTGTACCTCACCGACGACCGCACCCTGCTGCGGAAGGTCCGCGAGGCGGCGCTGGCGATGAAGCTCGAGCGCGAGCTCGGCAAGGAGGAGATCCTCGAGCGCTACCTGAACACGATCTACTTCGGTCGTGGCGCCTACGGCGTCGAGGCGGCGTCGCGCGCCTACTTCGGGAAGCCGGCCGCCGAGCTGCAGGTCGGCGAGGCCGCGTTCCTCGCGGGCCTCATCCGTGCTCCCGAGTCGGCCGAGCCCACCCGCTACCCGGAGGAGGCCGACCGTCGCCGCAACAACGCCCTCGTCCGCATGGTCGCCGACGGGCACATCACCCAGGCCCAGATGGACGAGGCCAACTCGGTCCCCATGGTCGAGATCGTGCTGCCGCGACCCGAGCGCGAGGGCCTGGGCGAGGTGGTCGGCGCGGAGTACGGCACCGAGTACTACGTCGACGAGGTCCGCCAGTGGCTGATCGACGAGTTCGGCGCGGCCACGGTGTACGGCGGCGGCCTGCGGGTGTACACGGCGCTCGACCTCGAGGCCCAGCGCGCCGCGTACGAGTCGGTCACCGGCACGCTCGACCCGGCCAACCCCGACGATCCGGCCGCGGCCCTCGTCGCCCTCGACGCGGACAACGACGTCATCGCCATGGTCGGCGGCACCGACTTCGAGGCCTCGCAGGTCAACCTGGCGCTCGGCCGCGAGGGTGGCGGCACGGGCCGCGGGCCCGGCTCCGCCTACAAGCCCTTCGCCCTGGCCCGCGCCCTCCTCGACGACATCGGCATGAACGACACCTACGACGCCCCCGGGGTCAAGGTCTTCCCCGGCGCCGACGACGGCGCCGACTGGCGGGTGACCGGCGGCGGGTCGCCCACCGGCGAGTGGTCGCTCCTCGACGCCATGCGGGTCTCGTCGAACACGGTGTTCGCCCAGCTGATGCTCGACCTCGGCCCCGCCCGCGTCAACGAGATCGCCCACCAGCTCGGCGTCACCGCCGACATCCCCGACGTGCCCGCTGTCGTCCTCGGCGCCGGCGAGGTCTCCGTGCTCGACATGGCCTCGTCCTACTCGTCGTTCCGCGACCGGGGCATGCACCGTGACCCGGTGATGGTCGTGCGGGTCACCGACGCCGACGGGCGCGTGCTCTACTCGGCCGACCGCGACGCCGAGCGCGTCCTCGACGAGGAGGTCGCCGACCTGGTGACGCACTCGCTCGAGGGGGTCGTCACCAGCGGGACCGGCCGGGCCGCGGCGGTGCCCGGGCACACCGTCGCCGGCAAGACCGGGACGACGACCAACAACCGCGACGCCTGGTTCGTCGGGTACAGCTGCGAGATCAGCACCGCGGTCTGGATGGGCTACCCGACCGGTGACGCCGAGGGGAACCCGCGGCTGATGGACGACGTGCGGGGGATCCAGGTGACCGGCGGGTCGTTCCCAGCCGAGATCTGGAGCGACTTCATGACCCGTGCCCTGGAGGGCGCGGCGCCGTGCGACTTCCCCGACGTCGACATCCCGCCAGCGTCGTCCACCACGACGATCCTCGACTGCCCGGTCGATGCGACGGACACGACCGATCCCGACACGCCGATCGAGCTGTGCCCGACGCCGACGTCGTCCTCGTCGACGACCTCGACCACCGAGGCGGAGTCCACGACGACGACCACCGAGGAGCCGCCGCCGACCACGTCGACGACGGCGCCCCCCACGACCTCGACGACGGCGCCGCCACCGTCGACGTCGAGCACGACGGCTCCCGCCGAGCCCGACGGCTGA
- a CDS encoding zinc-binding dehydrogenase, with amino-acid sequence MRATVFHGPGDVRLETVPDPRLEDDRSVLVEVQHTAICGSDLHLYYGVHGAPGIHLGHEFVGTVVEAGAEVRRIGVGDQVLVSGVIGCGGCDACHAGDPVRCTGGGVRVFGNGLDLPGGQAELVAVPAADSACRVIPDGVTPEQAVMLTDILPTGWYGARRADITAGDTVAVIGLGPVGTFALQSALLLGAARVIAVDTVPERLDAAELLGAETVDAGAGTVAQVLEATGGRGVDAVIEAVGVDQTITDALYSCRPGGTVSVIGAHLGMEYPFPMGLAFLRDLTFRIGLCPVPSTWSELIPLVAADRIRPDDVITHRMGLSEVTEAYRLFDAREDGVRKILLDPTR; translated from the coding sequence ATGCGGGCCACGGTGTTCCACGGTCCGGGCGACGTGCGGCTCGAGACCGTCCCGGACCCCCGACTCGAGGACGACCGCAGCGTGCTCGTCGAGGTGCAGCACACCGCCATCTGCGGATCCGACCTGCACCTGTACTACGGCGTCCACGGCGCGCCCGGCATCCACCTGGGCCACGAGTTCGTCGGCACGGTCGTCGAGGCCGGCGCCGAGGTCCGCAGGATCGGCGTGGGGGACCAGGTGCTCGTGTCGGGGGTCATCGGCTGCGGCGGATGCGACGCCTGCCACGCGGGCGACCCGGTGCGGTGCACGGGCGGCGGCGTGCGGGTGTTCGGCAACGGGCTCGACCTCCCCGGCGGCCAGGCGGAGCTCGTCGCGGTGCCCGCCGCGGACAGCGCCTGCCGCGTCATCCCGGACGGCGTCACGCCGGAGCAGGCGGTCATGCTCACCGACATCCTCCCCACCGGCTGGTACGGCGCCCGGCGCGCCGACATCACCGCCGGCGACACGGTCGCGGTCATCGGCCTCGGCCCGGTCGGCACCTTCGCCCTGCAGTCGGCGCTGCTCCTCGGGGCGGCGCGGGTCATCGCCGTCGACACCGTGCCCGAGCGGCTCGACGCGGCGGAGCTCCTCGGTGCCGAGACCGTCGACGCCGGCGCCGGCACGGTCGCCCAGGTCCTCGAGGCCACCGGCGGCCGGGGGGTCGACGCCGTCATCGAGGCCGTCGGCGTCGACCAGACCATCACCGACGCCCTCTACTCCTGCCGCCCCGGCGGCACGGTCTCGGTCATCGGCGCCCACCTCGGCATGGAGTACCCCTTCCCCATGGGGCTGGCGTTCCTCCGCGACCTCACCTTCCGCATCGGCCTCTGCCCTGTGCCGTCCACGTGGTCCGAGCTCATCCCGCTCGTCGCCGCCGACCGGATCCGGCCCGACGACGTCATCACGCACCGCATGGGGCTGTCGGAGGTCACCGAGGCCTACCGGCTGTTCGATGCCCGGGAGGACGGTGTCCGCAAGATCCTCCTCGACCCCACCAGGTGA
- a CDS encoding DUF5318 family protein → MSFSPHAIPGAGAGQGTIDYRLARQATIDQFRRGRLAQHEVCDAHPELRRAAAQVAEPTRQVCPICADAHVVLVSYVFGPRLPAHGRCITSRRELVSFARKARRGGEYACYVVEVCPECWWNHLARTFLLGGDR, encoded by the coding sequence GTGAGCTTCTCGCCCCACGCGATCCCCGGCGCCGGTGCCGGGCAGGGCACGATCGACTACCGCCTGGCGCGCCAGGCGACGATCGATCAGTTCCGGCGTGGGCGCCTCGCCCAGCACGAGGTCTGCGACGCCCACCCCGAGCTGCGCCGTGCGGCCGCGCAGGTGGCCGAGCCCACCCGGCAGGTCTGCCCGATCTGCGCCGACGCCCACGTCGTGCTCGTGTCCTACGTGTTCGGTCCGCGCCTCCCGGCGCACGGGCGGTGCATCACGTCGCGGCGGGAGCTCGTCAGCTTCGCCCGCAAGGCCCGCAGGGGCGGGGAGTACGCCTGCTACGTGGTCGAGGTCTGCCCTGAGTGCTGGTGGAACCACCTGGCACGGACCTTCCTCCTCGGAGGCGACCGCTGA
- a CDS encoding GNAT family N-acetyltransferase: MRQYEHLQCGPDRLRVGRWRADPSVAELTSLVGTRPPERHSVEKGLELIASRGFRRVVTNALSPAEQVGYIRAGFQVHERLHLLAHDLRDIPPAPTGAVLRRGHRWDHPALLAVDAAAFDPFWRLDAAGLRDAIAATPSSRLRVARVDGVAGYAVTGRAGGRGYLQRLAVHPERHRHGIGTALVVDALRWLRRHGGTMALVNTQEVNGPALHLYRSLGFTDRPDGLAVLSFEFGS, from the coding sequence ATGCGGCAGTACGAACATCTCCAGTGCGGGCCGGACCGCCTGCGGGTCGGCCGGTGGCGGGCCGACCCGTCCGTCGCGGAGCTCACCTCGCTCGTCGGCACCCGCCCGCCCGAGCGCCACAGCGTCGAGAAGGGCCTCGAGCTCATCGCCTCCCGTGGCTTCCGCCGGGTCGTCACCAACGCCCTCTCCCCCGCCGAGCAGGTCGGGTACATCCGCGCCGGCTTCCAGGTGCACGAGCGGCTGCACCTGCTCGCCCACGACCTCCGCGACATCCCGCCGGCACCCACCGGCGCCGTGCTCCGGCGTGGGCACCGGTGGGACCACCCCGCTCTGCTCGCCGTCGACGCCGCGGCGTTCGACCCCTTCTGGCGCCTCGACGCCGCTGGCCTGCGCGACGCCATCGCCGCCACCCCCTCGAGTCGCCTGCGCGTGGCGCGCGTCGACGGTGTCGCCGGGTACGCCGTCACCGGACGTGCCGGTGGCCGCGGCTACCTCCAGCGCCTGGCGGTGCACCCCGAGCGCCACCGGCACGGCATCGGCACCGCGCTCGTCGTCGACGCGCTGCGGTGGCTGCGCCGCCACGGCGGGACGATGGCGCTCGTCAACACCCAGGAGGTCAACGGCCCGGCGCTCCACCTCTACCGGTCCCTCGGCTTCACCGACCGCCCCGACGGCCTCGCGGTGCTCAGCTTCGAGTTCGGTTCGTGA
- a CDS encoding CCA tRNA nucleotidyltransferase has product MVPERLQPILDEVSPFGDRFRDAGRQLYLVGGIVRDLLLGRELRDPDIDLTTDARPEETLRILKGHVDAVWDQGARFGTIGAKVGDRTFEITTHRAEAYTPETRKPTVQFSTDVEADLSRRDFTVNAMALALPEPELIDPFGGAADLAAGVLRTPTGPHASFSDDPLRMMRAARFVAGYGLTPEDGLVEAVVEMRERLDIVSPERIRDELDKLLVVEDPSAGLWFLVDTGLIDRFLPELPAMRLEQDPIHRHKDVLAHSIAVTAKTRPERIVRLAALLHDIGKPRTRVIGPNGVSFHHHEVVGARMARKRMKELRYSNDDIEAVSTLVDLHLRFHTYKMGWSDSAVRRFVRDAGPYLSELIELTRCDCTTRNRRKAETLARRMDELEVRIEELREQEELAALRPDLDGRQVMELLDLSPGPDVGRAMEFLMELRLEEGPVGEEEAARRLVAWWESRT; this is encoded by the coding sequence GTGGTTCCCGAGCGGTTGCAGCCGATCCTCGACGAGGTGTCGCCGTTCGGCGACCGCTTCCGCGACGCCGGCCGGCAGCTCTACCTGGTGGGCGGGATCGTGCGGGACCTGCTGCTCGGTCGCGAGCTGCGGGACCCCGACATCGACCTCACGACCGACGCGCGCCCCGAGGAGACGCTCCGGATCCTCAAGGGGCACGTCGACGCGGTGTGGGACCAGGGCGCCCGCTTCGGGACGATCGGCGCGAAGGTCGGCGACCGGACGTTCGAGATCACGACGCACCGGGCCGAGGCGTACACGCCCGAGACCCGCAAGCCGACCGTGCAGTTCTCGACCGACGTCGAGGCCGACCTGTCGCGTCGGGACTTCACGGTCAACGCCATGGCCCTCGCCCTGCCCGAGCCCGAGCTCATCGACCCGTTCGGTGGCGCGGCCGACCTGGCGGCCGGCGTGCTCCGGACGCCGACGGGACCGCACGCGTCCTTCTCCGACGATCCGTTGCGGATGATGCGGGCCGCCCGGTTCGTCGCCGGCTACGGCCTGACGCCGGAGGACGGGCTGGTCGAGGCGGTCGTCGAGATGCGCGAGCGGCTCGACATCGTGTCGCCGGAGCGCATCCGCGACGAGCTCGACAAGCTGCTCGTCGTCGAGGACCCGTCGGCGGGGCTGTGGTTCCTCGTCGACACCGGCCTGATCGACCGGTTCCTGCCCGAGCTGCCCGCGATGCGCCTGGAGCAGGACCCGATCCACCGGCACAAGGACGTGCTCGCCCACTCGATCGCGGTCACCGCCAAGACCCGGCCCGAGCGGATCGTCCGCCTCGCGGCGCTGCTCCACGACATCGGCAAGCCCCGCACCCGTGTGATCGGGCCGAACGGCGTGTCGTTCCACCACCACGAGGTCGTCGGCGCGCGCATGGCCCGCAAGCGGATGAAGGAGCTGCGCTACTCGAACGACGACATCGAGGCCGTGTCGACCCTGGTCGACCTCCACCTGCGGTTCCACACCTACAAGATGGGCTGGAGCGACAGCGCGGTGCGGCGGTTCGTGCGCGACGCCGGGCCGTACCTCTCCGAGCTCATCGAGCTGACCCGCTGCGACTGCACGACGCGCAACCGCCGCAAGGCCGAGACCCTCGCCCGCCGCATGGACGAGCTCGAGGTGCGGATCGAGGAGCTCCGGGAGCAGGAGGAGCTGGCCGCGCTGCGACCCGACCTCGACGGTCGCCAGGTGATGGAGCTGCTCGACCTGTCGCCGGGGCCCGACGTCGGGCGGGCCATGGAGTTCCTCATGGAGCTGCGGTTGGAGGAGGGCCCGGTCGGGGAGGAGGAGGCGGCGCGTCGCCTCGTGGCGTGGTGGGAGTCTCGTACCTGA
- a CDS encoding histone deacetylase family protein: MTILLTTHPRYLDHETGAWHPERPARLEAVLAGVAAAGLDEDVRRVEARPATRAEVERVHPAGYLDALERFCATGGGDIDGDTVAVQASWDAALLAAGAGLDAIERLERGEGDAAFCAVRPPGHHATPDRAMGFCLLSNVAIAAAALAERGERVVIVDYDAHHGNGTQAAFEDDPRVLYVSFHEYPLYPGTGGLLEIGSGAGRGTTVNFPLPAGVTGDVLRAGVEVVLAPVLARFDPTWLLISAGFDAHRDDPLTSMGLTSGDFADLTRDLLAFAPAGRRLAFLEGGYDLDALSRSTTACIGALAGLDLHPEAPTAGGPGRDVVDDVAMLHLA; this comes from the coding sequence GTGACCATCCTCCTCACGACCCACCCGCGCTACCTCGACCACGAGACCGGCGCGTGGCACCCGGAGCGGCCGGCACGGCTCGAGGCGGTGCTCGCCGGGGTGGCGGCGGCGGGGCTCGACGAGGACGTGCGGCGCGTGGAGGCACGCCCGGCCACGCGCGCCGAGGTGGAGCGCGTGCACCCCGCGGGCTACCTCGACGCCCTCGAGCGCTTCTGCGCGACGGGCGGCGGCGACATCGACGGCGACACGGTCGCTGTCCAGGCGTCGTGGGACGCGGCGCTGCTCGCCGCGGGCGCCGGCCTCGACGCCATCGAGCGCCTCGAGCGGGGCGAGGGCGACGCCGCGTTCTGCGCCGTGCGACCGCCAGGCCACCACGCCACCCCCGACCGGGCGATGGGCTTCTGCCTGCTCTCCAACGTGGCCATCGCCGCGGCGGCGCTGGCCGAGCGGGGCGAGCGGGTCGTGATCGTCGACTACGACGCCCACCACGGCAACGGCACCCAGGCCGCGTTCGAGGACGACCCGCGCGTCCTCTACGTCTCGTTCCACGAGTACCCGCTGTACCCGGGCACCGGCGGCCTCCTCGAGATCGGTTCGGGCGCCGGCCGGGGCACGACGGTGAACTTCCCGCTGCCCGCCGGTGTGACGGGCGACGTGCTCCGGGCCGGGGTCGAGGTGGTCCTCGCGCCCGTCCTCGCCCGCTTCGACCCGACGTGGCTGCTCATCTCGGCGGGGTTCGACGCCCACCGCGACGACCCGCTGACCTCGATGGGGCTCACGTCGGGCGACTTCGCCGACCTCACGCGCGACCTGCTCGCCTTCGCGCCGGCCGGCCGGCGCCTGGCGTTCCTCGAGGGCGGCTACGACCTCGACGCCCTCAGCCGCTCGACCACCGCGTGCATCGGTGCGCTCGCGGGGCTCGACCTCCACCCCGAGGCCCCCACGGCCGGTGGGCCCGGACGCGACGTCGTCGACGACGTCGCCATGCTGCACCTGGCCTGA